In Humulus lupulus chromosome 7, drHumLupu1.1, whole genome shotgun sequence, the following are encoded in one genomic region:
- the LOC133791914 gene encoding protein FAR1-RELATED SEQUENCE 5-like gives MGDEGPWICKEFQPLHNHDKAALDELQFLRSIRSVSESLVAQVRSMNQVGIRTSHIISHLAMQSGGYERMPCQLRDVYNKVAHVKRKEKRCTDSDGALGYLDCLSKRDPNFFIQYQCGVDNRLGNLFWADGYSRWDFVAFGEVIGFDTTYMTNKYNKPLTIILGVNHHFKTCIFGMALLNSEDEQTYFWLLDKFIECHNHVTPKVVVTDGDGAIKNVVLKYFLNATHRLCAWHLCTNALKISKDPRFLQGFQDVLYNYYTIEEFMQKWGELIHNFDLHSSQWCTNTYHSRHSWAETYLRGKFVAGMRTNQRCESMNSSIKKFLHASYSLREFITSIDIAMKKLRHVEREDDYNSRHSSPPISGPKNSLKTYHEQCAKLYTRNMYYKVANQIKVEHAYFVNNCEDNGESFSYSLSKFQHKDRVYNVHYHSQEETFTCHCLLFETDGYPCRHIWAVMKYRHMKIVPQSLLLKRWSKNAKADLPLELKQHSTEKQPLFEMARQASLALDTNLLSYYASKSEQSYTKAKQEVATLTEMFKDAVPLESNTGDNDSGRYQTYQENENITRYRTPCRTKGSAYERNNRDNVSIDMSDGAVKTKRKCSNCYSADHNRRTCPQLVGLPLPHSQQPSPSKRA, from the coding sequence ATGGGCGATGAGGGTCCATGGATTTGCAAGGAATTCCAACCTCTGCACAACCATGACAAGGCAGCATTAGATGAGTTGCAATTTCTGAGATCAATCCGTTCCGTGTCAGAATCCCTAGTTGCTCAAGTGAGGTCAATGAACCAAGTTgggataagaacttcacacatcaTCTCCCACTTGGCAATGCAGTCTGGTGGGTACGAAAGGATGCCTTGCCAGCTACGAGACGTTTACAACAAGGTCGCCCATgtcaaaagaaaagagaaaagatgTACAGATTCAGATGGTGCTTTGGGATATTTGGATTGTTTGTCAAAGAGGGATCCAAATTTCTTCATTCAATATCAATGTGGCGTGGACAACAGATTGGGGAACCTATTCTGGGCGGACGGATATTCTCGATGGGATTTCGTCGCATTCGGTGAGGTTATTGGATTTGACACAACATATATgacaaacaaatataataaaccCCTGACAATTATTTTGGGCGTCAATCATCATTTCAAGACTTGCATATTTGGAATGGCACTGCTTAACTCCGAGGATGAGCAAACTTACTTTTGGTTGCTTGACAAATTTATTGAATGCCACAATCATGTAACACCAAAGGTTGTGGTGACAGATGGAGATGGAGCTATCAAAAATGTTGTCTTGAAGTACTTCCTAAATGCAACTCATCGGTTGTGTGCGTGGCACCTGTGTACCAACGCTTTAAAAATTTCAAAAGACCCCCGATTCTTACAAGGATTTCAAGATGTCTTGTACAACTATTACACAATAGAGGAATTCATGCAAAAATGGGGGGAATTAATACACAATTTTGACCTCCATTCTAGCCAATGGTGCACCAACACTTATCACAGTCGTCATTCATGGGCAGAGACATACCTAAGAGGGAAATTTGTTGCCGGAATGCGGACCAACCAAAGATGTGAGTCCATGAattcaagtattaaaaaattcCTACATGCAAGTTATAGTCTCCGTGAATTCATTACTTCGATTGACATTGCTATGAAAAAGTTGAGGCACGTCGAGAGAGAAGATGATTACAATAGTCGACACAGTAGTCCTCCAATATCAGGTCCCAAAAATTCTCTTAAGACGTACCATGAGCAGTGTGCCAAATTATACACTAGAAATATGTACTATAAAGTGGCTAATCAAATCAAAGTGGAACATGCGTACTTTGTCAACAATTGTGAAGACAACGGTGAATCATTCTCCTACAGTTTGTCAAAGTTCCAACACAAGGATAGAGTGTACAACGTTCATTACCACTCACAAGAGGAGACATTCACTTGTCACTGCTTGCTTTTTGAGACAGACGGCTATCCGTGTAGACATATTTGGGCCGTAATGAAATACCGTCATATGAAGATAGTACCACAGTCTCTCCTGCTGAAACGGTGGAGTAAGAATGCAAAAGCAGACCTCCCCCTCGAACTAAAGCAACACTCCACAGAAAAGCAACCGTTATTTGAAATGGCTAGGCAGGCATCCCTCGCTTTGGATACAAACTTGTTGAGCTATTACGCTTCCAAGTCTGAGCAATCTTACACCAAAGCGAAACAAGAAGTGGCAACACTAACTGAAATGTTCAAGGATGCAGTTCCATTGGAATCAAACACCGGTGACAACGACTCGGGACGATATCAAACCTATCAAGAAAATGAAAACATTACCAGGTACCGAACACCTTGTAGAACTAAAGGATCCGCTTATGAAAGAAACAATAGGGACAATGTTTCGATAGATATGTCGGATGGAGCCGTTAAAACTAAAAGGAAGTGTTCAAACTGTTATTCTGCAGACCACAATCGAAGAACATGCCCTCAGCTGGTCGGTCTACCGCTTCCTCACAGTCAACAACCCTCACCAAGTAAGAGAGCTTAG